One genomic region from Candidatus Cloacimonadota bacterium encodes:
- a CDS encoding FAA hydrolase family protein, with the protein MNLIIGNESLPPTRIFCIGRNYIKHAKELNNEIPSRPVIFMKPFTSLVPVGNEIQFPKHGKDLHYESEIVILIGREGYAKSIEESDKFIKGLSLGLDLTLRDVQKELKQKGLPWEISKSFEQSAAIGKFVQFSPEIDLENIEFRCFVNGELRQTGNSQNMIFPIKKLIFEISKIWKLLPGDLIYTGTPEGVGSLKKGDKIKIRSKLTGSFSWISK; encoded by the coding sequence GAGTCTCTTCCTCCAACCAGAATTTTCTGTATTGGAAGAAATTATATCAAACACGCCAAAGAACTGAATAATGAAATTCCATCCCGACCGGTAATCTTCATGAAACCTTTTACCAGTCTTGTTCCGGTTGGAAACGAAATCCAATTTCCAAAGCACGGAAAAGATCTGCATTATGAATCCGAAATAGTAATTTTAATCGGAAGAGAAGGTTATGCAAAAAGCATTGAAGAATCAGATAAATTTATCAAAGGTCTTTCTCTGGGACTCGATTTGACATTACGCGATGTACAAAAAGAATTGAAGCAAAAAGGTCTTCCCTGGGAAATTTCTAAATCTTTCGAACAAAGTGCAGCAATTGGAAAATTCGTACAGTTTTCACCAGAAATTGATTTAGAAAATATCGAATTCAGATGTTTCGTGAATGGTGAATTAAGGCAAACTGGAAATTCCCAAAACATGATTTTCCCAATAAAAAAATTGATCTTTGAAATATCTAAAATCTGGAAACTTCTTCCCGGAGATTTGATCTATACTGGAACTCCGGAAGGAGTAGGTTCTTTGAAAAAAGGTGATAAAATTAAAATCCGAAGTAAATTAACAGGTTCTTTTTCCTGGATATCTAAATAA